In Microbulbifer celer, a single window of DNA contains:
- the nusA gene encoding transcription termination factor NusA, translating into MNKEILLVAEAVSNEKGVDRDIIFQAIEAALATATKKRYDEDSSIEVIIDRRSGDYETYRSWEVVDDDTLAELGTQFTLEEAHEVNPELKAGDVHRELVENVEFGRIAAQTAKQVIVQKVREAERAKIVDEYRDRVGDLVSGTVKKVTRDFIAVDLGNNAEARLPRDQLVGREIFRLGDRVRAILLEIEPEARGPQLKLSRSCPEMLIELFRIEVPEISEQVIEIRGAARDPGLRAKIAVNTNDGRIDPVGACVGMRGARVQAVSNELSGERVDIVLWDDNPAQFVINAMAPAEIESIVVDEDAGSMDVAVAEENLAMAIGRSGQNVRLASELTQWQINVMSIDEWQAKQEAESGSIMETFMARLDIDEDVASVLVEEGFTTLEEVAYVPMEEMLGIEGFDEDIAEELRARAKDALLTQALASEEELDASEPQEDLLNMEGMDRQLAFKLASRGVATMEDLAEQAVDDLLDIEGVDQERAAALIMKAREPWFAEDSDQEA; encoded by the coding sequence ATGAACAAAGAGATCTTGCTGGTAGCCGAGGCAGTGTCCAACGAGAAGGGCGTTGACCGGGATATCATCTTCCAGGCAATCGAGGCGGCCCTGGCAACGGCCACCAAGAAGCGCTACGACGAAGATTCCAGCATCGAAGTGATCATTGATCGTCGCTCCGGTGACTACGAGACTTACCGTAGTTGGGAAGTGGTGGATGACGATACCCTCGCAGAGCTTGGCACCCAGTTCACTCTGGAGGAGGCGCACGAAGTGAATCCGGAACTGAAAGCCGGAGATGTGCACCGCGAGCTGGTTGAGAACGTAGAGTTTGGCCGTATCGCCGCGCAGACTGCCAAGCAGGTGATTGTGCAGAAAGTACGCGAAGCCGAGCGCGCCAAGATCGTTGATGAATATCGCGATCGCGTCGGTGACCTGGTGAGCGGCACCGTGAAAAAAGTGACTCGCGACTTTATTGCCGTAGACCTGGGCAACAATGCAGAAGCGCGTCTGCCGCGCGATCAACTGGTTGGCCGTGAAATCTTCCGTCTCGGCGATCGCGTGCGTGCGATCCTGCTGGAAATTGAGCCGGAAGCCCGCGGGCCACAATTGAAATTGAGCCGTTCCTGCCCTGAAATGCTGATCGAGCTGTTCCGCATTGAAGTGCCGGAGATTTCCGAGCAGGTGATCGAGATCCGCGGTGCAGCTCGCGATCCTGGCCTGCGTGCAAAAATTGCCGTCAATACCAATGACGGTCGTATCGACCCGGTAGGGGCGTGTGTTGGCATGCGCGGTGCGCGGGTTCAGGCGGTCTCCAACGAGCTGTCCGGTGAGCGTGTCGACATTGTGCTGTGGGACGACAACCCGGCCCAGTTCGTGATCAACGCGATGGCCCCGGCAGAAATCGAGTCCATCGTAGTGGACGAAGATGCTGGGTCCATGGACGTTGCCGTCGCGGAAGAAAACCTGGCCATGGCCATTGGCCGCAGTGGCCAGAACGTGCGCCTCGCCTCTGAGCTGACCCAGTGGCAGATCAATGTCATGAGCATTGACGAGTGGCAGGCCAAGCAGGAAGCGGAATCCGGCAGCATCATGGAAACCTTTATGGCGCGCCTGGATATCGATGAAGATGTCGCCAGTGTCCTGGTCGAAGAAGGTTTCACCACCTTGGAAGAGGTGGCCTACGTGCCGATGGAAGAAATGCTCGGTATCGAAGGGTTTGATGAAGACATTGCCGAGGAATTGCGTGCGCGTGCCAAAGACGCGCTGCTCACACAGGCGCTGGCTTCTGAAGAGGAGCTGGACGCCTCCGAGCCTCAGGAAGATTTGTTGAACATGGAAGGTATGGATCGTCAGCTGGCGTTTAAGCTGGCGAGCCGTGGTGTGGCCACCATGGAAGACCTGGCCGAGCAGGCCGTCGATGACCTGCTGGATATTGAAGGCGTGGACCAGGAACGCGCCGCCGCCCTGATCATGAAAGCCCGCGAGCCCTGGTTCGCTGAAGACAGTGATCAAGAGGCTTAA
- the infB gene encoding translation initiation factor IF-2, with amino-acid sequence MAEVTVSELAKSVGATEERLLKQMQEAGLPHTSADAPVSAEEKQVLLNFLKTSHGEQGASPKKITLKRKTTTTLKTGSGTGRKTVNVEVRKKRTYVKRAEEEQEQEPDTSALQQAEEELAAAEKAAEERARLEAEAAEAEAKARAEEEAKAEEEAKAKAEEEARAAEAAKKASEAESKSEAAEAKPEAESEAKPEPKPQAKPQPKPEPAPIRSTYVDDIEAMRIAAMERRKKEAEREAAELEEKKARVEAERARLEQEQKERAEKAKQQPAATEADSAAVKPSLRRKQLADNDRDDDEQPRKRRSRRSKSGPKKTSKTSLYDAALEAFESDEHEKRSTRSLSRPTLKVKNTHGFKRPTGKQVYEVQLGETITVGDLAKQLNIKAGELIKHLMKMGEMVTINQSLDRETASLIVEEMGHKVVLRSENELEEKLVAQTQDIEGEEAGRAPVVTVMGHVDHGKTSLLDYIRKTKVASGEAGGITQHIGAYRVKTSQGEVAFLDTPGHAAFTAMRARGAQATDVVILVVAADDGVMPQTEEAVAHAKAAGVPLVVAINKCDKEGADPDRVKNELAAKDVIPEDWGGDTQFIEVSAHTGQGIDELLEAVSLQAEMLELKTKVGVPATGVVIESRLEKGRGVVATLLVQSGELKRGDIVLAGQAYGRVRAMTNELGKSVKEAGPSTPVELLGLDSTPNAGDEFLVVADERKAREVAQQRSDKERSERMQRQQAAKLENMFANMEAGEKKVLPVIVKADVRGSLEAIQSALAEIGNEEVSVNVVSSGVGGIVENDINLALTSGAIVIGFNTRADVSARKLAETESVEIRYYSVIYNLLDEVKQALSGMLDPELREEIVGIAQVRDVFRSPKFGAIAGCMVIEGTVYRNKPIRVLRDNVVIYQGELESLRRFKDDVQEVRNGMECGIGVKDYNDVKSGDQIEVYDIVKVAREL; translated from the coding sequence ATGGCCGAAGTAACAGTTAGCGAACTCGCCAAATCGGTTGGTGCCACCGAAGAGCGTCTGCTTAAGCAGATGCAGGAAGCGGGTTTGCCCCACACTTCAGCAGATGCGCCTGTATCCGCAGAAGAGAAACAGGTCCTGCTCAACTTCCTTAAAACCAGTCATGGGGAGCAGGGCGCGTCGCCGAAAAAAATCACCCTCAAACGCAAGACGACCACCACGCTCAAAACCGGCTCTGGCACCGGCCGCAAGACCGTGAATGTGGAAGTGCGTAAAAAGCGCACTTACGTCAAGCGCGCCGAGGAAGAGCAGGAGCAAGAGCCGGATACCTCTGCGCTGCAGCAGGCGGAAGAAGAGCTTGCGGCGGCAGAAAAAGCGGCGGAAGAGCGTGCTCGTCTCGAGGCGGAAGCTGCCGAGGCTGAAGCCAAGGCCCGCGCTGAAGAGGAAGCCAAGGCCGAAGAAGAGGCCAAAGCAAAAGCAGAAGAAGAGGCCAGGGCTGCCGAGGCGGCGAAAAAGGCCTCTGAAGCCGAGAGCAAGAGCGAAGCTGCCGAGGCGAAGCCCGAGGCTGAGTCCGAAGCCAAGCCAGAACCCAAACCTCAAGCAAAACCCCAGCCCAAACCCGAACCCGCGCCTATCCGCTCTACCTATGTAGACGATATCGAAGCCATGCGTATTGCCGCCATGGAGCGCCGCAAGAAAGAAGCGGAGCGCGAAGCGGCAGAGCTGGAAGAGAAAAAGGCCCGCGTGGAAGCAGAGCGTGCGCGCCTTGAGCAAGAGCAGAAAGAGCGTGCGGAGAAAGCCAAGCAGCAGCCCGCGGCCACGGAAGCGGACTCAGCTGCGGTCAAGCCTTCGCTGCGCCGCAAGCAGCTGGCAGACAATGATCGCGACGATGATGAGCAACCGCGCAAGCGTCGCAGCCGTCGTAGCAAGAGCGGTCCCAAGAAAACCAGCAAGACATCGCTGTACGATGCAGCGCTGGAAGCGTTTGAATCTGACGAGCACGAAAAGCGCAGCACCCGCTCGCTGTCTCGTCCGACCCTCAAGGTCAAGAACACACACGGCTTCAAAAGGCCGACAGGAAAGCAAGTGTACGAAGTACAACTGGGCGAGACGATCACCGTCGGCGATCTTGCCAAGCAGTTGAATATCAAGGCCGGCGAACTGATCAAGCACCTGATGAAAATGGGTGAAATGGTCACCATCAATCAAAGCCTGGATCGCGAAACTGCGTCCCTGATCGTTGAAGAGATGGGCCACAAAGTCGTACTGCGCTCCGAGAATGAGCTTGAAGAAAAGCTGGTTGCGCAAACACAGGATATAGAAGGTGAAGAGGCAGGCCGCGCGCCGGTCGTTACCGTCATGGGTCACGTTGACCACGGTAAAACTTCCCTGCTCGATTACATCCGTAAAACCAAGGTCGCGTCCGGTGAAGCCGGTGGCATTACCCAGCACATTGGCGCCTACCGGGTGAAAACCAGCCAGGGCGAAGTCGCCTTCCTGGATACCCCCGGACACGCCGCGTTTACCGCCATGCGCGCCCGCGGTGCCCAGGCCACCGATGTGGTGATCCTGGTAGTAGCCGCAGACGATGGTGTAATGCCACAGACCGAAGAGGCCGTGGCTCACGCCAAGGCTGCCGGGGTGCCGCTGGTTGTCGCGATTAACAAGTGCGACAAAGAAGGTGCGGACCCGGATCGCGTCAAGAACGAACTGGCTGCCAAGGACGTGATCCCGGAAGACTGGGGTGGTGATACACAGTTTATTGAAGTCTCTGCCCATACCGGCCAGGGCATCGACGAACTGCTGGAAGCGGTTTCTCTGCAGGCGGAAATGCTGGAACTGAAAACCAAAGTTGGCGTACCCGCAACTGGCGTAGTGATCGAATCCCGCCTGGAAAAAGGCCGCGGTGTGGTTGCCACGTTGCTGGTACAGAGCGGCGAACTGAAGCGCGGCGATATCGTGCTGGCGGGTCAGGCTTACGGCCGTGTCCGCGCCATGACCAACGAGCTGGGCAAATCCGTCAAGGAAGCCGGCCCGTCCACGCCGGTGGAGCTTCTGGGCTTGGATAGCACGCCCAATGCGGGTGATGAGTTCCTGGTGGTAGCCGATGAGCGCAAAGCCCGTGAAGTGGCTCAGCAGCGTTCAGACAAAGAGCGTTCCGAGCGCATGCAGCGCCAGCAGGCGGCGAAGCTGGAGAATATGTTTGCCAACATGGAAGCCGGCGAGAAGAAAGTGCTGCCGGTGATCGTCAAGGCCGACGTGCGCGGTTCCCTCGAGGCGATCCAGTCCGCGCTGGCCGAGATCGGCAACGAAGAAGTGTCCGTCAATGTGGTCTCCAGCGGCGTTGGTGGCATCGTGGAGAACGATATCAACCTGGCGTTGACCTCTGGTGCCATCGTGATCGGCTTCAATACCCGTGCCGACGTGTCCGCACGTAAGCTGGCAGAAACCGAAAGCGTTGAAATCCGTTACTACAGCGTGATCTACAACCTGCTGGACGAAGTGAAACAGGCCCTGTCCGGTATGCTGGACCCGGAGCTGCGCGAAGAGATTGTAGGTATCGCGCAGGTGCGCGATGTGTTCCGCTCTCCGAAGTTTGGTGCGATTGCCGGCTGTATGGTCATCGAAGGGACCGTATACCGCAACAAGCCGATCCGCGTACTGCGCGACAACGTGGTGATCTATCAGGGCGAACTCGAGTCCCTGCGTCGCTTCAAGGACGATGTCCAGGAAGTGCGCAACGGGATGGAGTGTGGTATTGGCGTTAAAGACTACAATGACGTCAAGTCCGGTGACCAGATCGAGGTCTACGATATCGTGAAGGTTGCTCGCGAACTGTAA
- the rbfA gene encoding 30S ribosome-binding factor RbfA, producing MAKEFHRADRVADAMRRELAQLIQHEVRDPRVGMVNINDVEVSRDLAFAKVYVTLVGEDDRSKIDASLEALNKAAGFLRSQLAKAIQIRTIPRLQFRYDETSVRGQQLSALIDKAVKSDQSKSGERDEDSGKDND from the coding sequence ATGGCCAAAGAATTCCACCGCGCCGACCGCGTCGCCGACGCCATGCGTCGGGAGCTGGCCCAGCTGATTCAGCACGAAGTGCGTGATCCGCGGGTTGGTATGGTCAATATCAACGACGTCGAAGTGAGCCGCGACCTCGCTTTCGCCAAGGTGTATGTCACCCTGGTGGGAGAAGACGATCGCAGCAAGATCGATGCCTCTCTGGAAGCCCTGAACAAGGCCGCGGGATTCCTGCGCAGCCAGCTGGCGAAGGCGATCCAGATTCGCACCATTCCCCGTCTGCAGTTCCGCTACGACGAGACTTCCGTACGGGGTCAGCAACTCTCGGCGCTGATCGACAAGGCGGTCAAGTCGGACCAGAGTAAATCTGGTGAGCGCGACGAAGACAGCGGGAAAGACAACGACTGA
- the truB gene encoding tRNA pseudouridine(55) synthase TruB produces MGRRPKWGRQVNGVLLLNKPAGISANDALQKAKRLFFANRAGHTGALDPLATGVLPVCFGEATKFSQYLLDADKRYRSTFCLGMTTETGDADGNVVSTSDASGVTEQQVRDAMEAFRGTISQVPSMYSALKHNGQPLYKLARQGIEVEREPRQVKIYSYELLRFIPSADSADNLPRAEIEVHCSKGTYVRSLAEDLGKALGVGAFVEKLHRSAAGPYHEDDSITLDELTEERGEDRAEVLDHHLLPVDSPASGLPQMTLDDDTGYYLRQGQPVMDMQVYRLGDEGDMVRLFLESGEFLGVGEITDDGRVAPRRLVK; encoded by the coding sequence ATGGGCCGCCGACCAAAATGGGGCCGGCAGGTAAATGGCGTGCTGTTGCTGAACAAGCCCGCCGGCATCTCCGCCAACGACGCCCTGCAGAAAGCCAAACGCCTCTTCTTTGCCAATCGCGCCGGTCATACCGGCGCGTTGGATCCGTTGGCGACCGGTGTATTGCCTGTCTGCTTCGGTGAAGCCACCAAGTTCTCCCAGTATCTGTTGGATGCCGACAAACGCTATCGCAGCACTTTCTGCCTGGGTATGACCACGGAAACCGGTGATGCCGATGGCAATGTAGTGTCCACCAGCGATGCCTCTGGCGTGACCGAACAGCAGGTTCGCGATGCGATGGAGGCGTTCCGCGGCACCATCAGCCAGGTGCCTTCCATGTATTCCGCCCTCAAGCACAATGGCCAGCCGCTGTACAAGCTGGCACGCCAGGGGATCGAGGTGGAGCGGGAGCCGCGGCAGGTAAAAATCTACTCTTACGAGTTGCTGCGATTTATCCCGAGTGCCGATTCAGCGGACAACTTGCCTCGTGCGGAAATCGAGGTCCACTGCTCCAAGGGCACTTATGTGCGCAGCCTGGCCGAAGATCTCGGTAAAGCGCTGGGAGTGGGTGCCTTTGTCGAGAAGCTGCACCGCAGCGCTGCCGGCCCGTACCACGAGGACGACTCAATCACCCTGGACGAGCTCACTGAGGAGCGTGGGGAAGATCGGGCGGAAGTGCTGGATCACCACCTGCTGCCGGTGGACTCTCCCGCCTCGGGACTGCCCCAAATGACCCTCGACGACGACACGGGTTACTATCTGCGTCAGGGCCAGCCGGTAATGGATATGCAGGTCTACCGCTTGGGCGATGAAGGTGATATGGTGCGCCTTTTCCTGGAAAGTGGTGAATTTCTGGGCGTTGGAGAGATTACTGATGACGGGCGGGTCGCTCCCCGCCGGTTGGTAAAGTAA
- the rpsO gene encoding 30S ribosomal protein S15, with amino-acid sequence MALSANEKAAILKEHGQSEGDTGSPEVQVALLTANINKLQGHFASHKQDHHSRRGLIRMVNQRRKLLDYLKSKDLNRYAQLIAKLGLRR; translated from the coding sequence ATGGCACTGTCTGCAAACGAAAAAGCAGCCATCCTGAAAGAGCACGGCCAGTCTGAAGGTGATACCGGTTCTCCGGAAGTCCAGGTAGCCCTGCTGACTGCCAACATCAACAAGCTTCAGGGTCACTTTGCTTCTCACAAGCAAGACCACCACTCTCGTCGTGGTCTGATCCGCATGGTAAACCAGCGTCGTAAGCTGCTGGATTACCTGAAGAGTAAGGATCTCAACCGTTACGCACAGCTGATTGCCAAGCTCGGCCTGCGTCGTTAA
- the pnp gene encoding polyribonucleotide nucleotidyltransferase, which produces MNPVTKTFQYGNQQVTIETGRVARQATGAALVTMGETVVLCTVVGAKEAKPDQSFFPLSVHYVEKAYAAGKIPGGFFKREGRPSEKETLTSRLIDRPIRPLFPNGFMNEVQVMITVLSAEKDVDPDIAGMIGTSAALSVSGIPFGGPIGAARVGYTEKDGYLLNPRYSELKESELDMVVAGTKDAVLMVESEAAELPEDIMLGAVLFAHQEMQAVVKVCEELKAEAGKPTWDWQPEAVNEELKSALEAQFGEKVAEAYKITDKQQRTTRLGELRNEAVAALATEELDEGTVKSYFGKLEKKTVRGAVVRGEPRIDGRDTKTVRPISVEVGVLPKAHGSALFTRGETQALVVSTLGATRDAQIIDALEGERKDYFMLHYNFPPYSVGEAGRVGATGRREIGHGRLARRGIAAVLPNPEEFPYTLRVVSEITESNGSSSMASVCGSSLALMDAGVPLKAPVAGIAMGLVKEDEGVAVLTDILGDEDHLGDMDFKVAGTASGVTALQMDIKIEGITEEIMETALEQALHARLHILAEMNKVIGTSRDVVNENAPRYATLKIHPDKIRDVIGKGGATIRSITEETGASIDIEDDGSIKVFGEDGESLEAAVTRIEEITAEAEIGAIYEGKVVRIVDFGAFVNFLPGKDGLVHISQIAEERVNAVSDYLSEGQMVKVKVLDVDQRGRIKLSIKEAKAEEAEQADEATGEE; this is translated from the coding sequence GTGAATCCAGTAACTAAAACATTCCAGTACGGAAATCAGCAGGTCACCATCGAGACTGGCCGGGTTGCGCGCCAGGCCACCGGTGCCGCGCTGGTCACCATGGGTGAAACCGTGGTGCTGTGTACCGTTGTCGGTGCCAAGGAAGCGAAGCCTGACCAGAGCTTCTTCCCGCTGTCCGTGCACTATGTAGAAAAGGCCTACGCGGCCGGCAAAATTCCCGGTGGCTTTTTCAAGCGTGAAGGTCGCCCGTCAGAGAAAGAAACCCTGACCTCCCGTCTGATCGACCGTCCTATCCGCCCGCTGTTCCCGAATGGTTTCATGAACGAAGTACAGGTGATGATCACCGTACTGTCTGCAGAAAAAGACGTGGATCCGGATATCGCCGGTATGATCGGTACCTCCGCGGCGCTGTCCGTATCCGGCATCCCGTTCGGTGGCCCGATTGGCGCTGCGCGCGTGGGTTACACCGAGAAAGACGGCTACCTGCTGAATCCGCGTTACAGCGAGCTGAAAGAGTCCGAGCTGGACATGGTTGTGGCCGGTACCAAAGACGCCGTACTGATGGTTGAATCCGAAGCCGCCGAGCTGCCCGAAGACATCATGCTGGGCGCAGTACTGTTCGCGCACCAGGAAATGCAGGCCGTGGTTAAGGTCTGTGAAGAGCTGAAAGCGGAAGCGGGCAAGCCCACCTGGGACTGGCAGCCGGAAGCGGTCAACGAAGAGTTGAAGTCTGCACTGGAAGCTCAGTTTGGCGAGAAAGTCGCCGAAGCCTATAAAATCACCGACAAGCAGCAGCGCACCACCCGCCTGGGCGAACTGCGCAATGAAGCGGTAGCGGCCCTGGCCACTGAAGAGCTGGACGAAGGCACCGTAAAAAGCTACTTCGGCAAGCTTGAGAAGAAAACCGTACGCGGTGCTGTGGTACGCGGTGAGCCCCGTATCGACGGTCGCGACACCAAGACCGTACGTCCGATTTCCGTAGAAGTTGGCGTACTGCCGAAAGCCCACGGTTCCGCGCTGTTCACCCGCGGTGAAACCCAGGCACTGGTAGTCTCCACCCTCGGCGCGACCCGCGATGCACAGATCATCGACGCCCTGGAAGGCGAGCGCAAAGACTACTTCATGCTGCACTACAACTTCCCTCCCTACTCCGTAGGTGAAGCGGGCCGTGTTGGTGCAACCGGCCGCCGCGAAATCGGCCACGGTCGTCTGGCCCGTCGCGGTATCGCCGCGGTACTGCCGAATCCAGAAGAGTTCCCCTACACCCTGCGTGTGGTATCCGAGATCACCGAATCCAACGGTTCCAGCTCCATGGCTTCCGTATGTGGTTCCAGCCTGGCACTGATGGACGCGGGTGTCCCGCTGAAAGCGCCGGTTGCCGGTATCGCCATGGGCCTGGTGAAAGAAGACGAAGGTGTTGCGGTCCTGACCGACATCCTGGGTGACGAAGACCACCTCGGCGACATGGACTTCAAAGTAGCCGGTACCGCCTCTGGTGTGACCGCGCTGCAGATGGACATCAAGATCGAAGGTATCACCGAAGAGATCATGGAAACCGCGCTGGAGCAGGCCCTGCACGCACGCCTGCATATCCTGGCGGAAATGAACAAGGTAATCGGCACCTCCCGCGATGTGGTCAACGAGAACGCACCGCGCTACGCCACCCTGAAGATCCACCCGGACAAGATCCGCGACGTGATCGGTAAAGGCGGTGCGACCATCCGCTCCATCACCGAAGAGACCGGTGCCTCCATCGATATCGAAGACGATGGCAGCATCAAGGTATTCGGTGAAGACGGTGAGAGCCTGGAAGCGGCAGTCACCCGCATCGAGGAAATCACCGCGGAAGCCGAAATTGGGGCTATCTATGAAGGTAAAGTGGTCCGCATTGTGGACTTCGGTGCATTCGTTAACTTCCTGCCGGGTAAAGACGGTCTGGTCCATATCTCCCAGATCGCGGAAGAGCGTGTCAACGCGGTTTCCGACTACCTGAGCGAAGGTCAGATGGTGAAGGTCAAGGTACTGGACGTAGACCAGCGCGGCCGCATCAAGCTGTCCATCAAGGAAGCCAAAGCTGAAGAAGCCGAACAGGCGGATGAGGCTACTGGCGAGGAGTAA
- a CDS encoding sulfite exporter TauE/SafE family protein: protein MEILLIYLVLGMAAGTIAGLFGVGGGLIIVPALVLVFTAQGIAPEILTHMAVGTSLATIIITSISSIRTHHAKRAVDWKIFAAMAPGILIGSWLGGMTADWLSGAWLQLLIGVFAVGIALKMWRDGLRKAELPTDGSRVPGRVGLSAVGAFIGWASAIFGIGGGSLTVPFLNRCHVIMQRSVATSAACGLPIAVAGALSFAVQGWNSPQLPEWSTGYIYWPAFLGIVLASTWFARLGAILAHRLSPQLLKNCFAGLLFIIGARFIWLNYTAVLAS from the coding sequence ATGGAAATTTTACTGATCTATCTGGTGCTGGGTATGGCGGCGGGGACCATCGCCGGTCTGTTCGGCGTTGGTGGTGGCCTGATCATCGTACCGGCACTGGTACTGGTATTTACCGCCCAGGGGATTGCCCCGGAGATCCTCACCCATATGGCGGTGGGCACATCGCTGGCCACCATCATCATCACATCGATCAGCTCTATCCGTACCCATCACGCCAAGCGCGCCGTGGACTGGAAGATCTTTGCCGCCATGGCGCCGGGGATTCTCATCGGCTCCTGGCTGGGGGGCATGACCGCCGATTGGCTGAGTGGCGCCTGGCTGCAATTGCTGATTGGTGTCTTTGCCGTGGGGATCGCCCTGAAAATGTGGCGGGATGGACTGCGCAAAGCCGAGCTGCCCACCGACGGCAGCCGCGTGCCGGGCAGGGTGGGATTGTCCGCGGTCGGTGCGTTTATCGGCTGGGCGTCAGCGATCTTCGGCATTGGTGGGGGCTCACTCACTGTGCCGTTCCTGAACCGCTGTCATGTCATCATGCAGCGTTCAGTCGCCACCTCTGCGGCCTGTGGTCTGCCCATCGCGGTAGCCGGTGCATTGAGTTTTGCGGTACAGGGCTGGAACAGCCCGCAGTTGCCCGAGTGGAGTACCGGCTACATCTACTGGCCGGCGTTTCTTGGTATTGTACTGGCCAGTACCTGGTTTGCCCGCTTGGGCGCGATTCTGGCCCACCGGCTGTCGCCACAGCTGCTTAAGAACTGCTTTGCCGGATTGCTGTTTATTATCGGTGCGCGGTTTATCTGGCTGAACTACACGGCCGTGTTGGCGAGTTGA
- a CDS encoding peptide MFS transporter codes for MSSNTHQNSAGFFGHPKGLSTLFFTEMWERMSYYGMRALLVLFMTASLQQEGLAFTVAAATAIYGLYTGAVYFLGLPGGWIADRLLGGQRTVWYGGIIIMCGHIVLAIPSDSTFFIGLILVATGTGLLKPNISALVGHLYAHDDVRRDSGYALYYMGINIGSMLGYLVCGYFGEKIGWHWGFGAAAVGMGIGLIQYRKTIGNLGDASLKPEHPMTPEGAKKAWGAIWAIVAIVTVVAVLSIAGVIIINPVAVAQNTAIIFTLIFFAYYAYIYFGGKLSQVEKKRMWALFLVCIASACFWSGFEQAGSSLNLFGRDYTDRLIGSFEIPASWFQNVNPMFIIILSPFFAALWINLGKRMISPSYGMKCAIGLMIMASGFIVMFFAAQQAAQGLKVAPMWLVTTYFLHTVGELCLSPVALSAVSKLSPRRFAGQMMGVFVLTYSIGNVIAGLLAGNFDPENVSALPNLYIQIAIFSIGIGAVIALISLKSKTWEGEGQDHIEAVEPAEAPAKTV; via the coding sequence ATGTCGTCAAATACGCATCAGAACAGTGCCGGCTTCTTCGGCCACCCCAAGGGGCTCTCGACCCTCTTCTTTACCGAAATGTGGGAGCGCATGAGTTACTACGGCATGCGGGCGCTGCTGGTCCTGTTTATGACCGCCAGCCTGCAGCAGGAAGGCCTCGCCTTTACGGTAGCCGCCGCCACCGCCATCTACGGCCTCTACACCGGTGCGGTGTACTTTCTGGGGCTCCCCGGCGGCTGGATTGCCGACCGGCTGCTCGGCGGCCAGAGAACCGTATGGTACGGCGGCATCATCATCATGTGTGGCCATATCGTGCTGGCCATCCCCAGTGACAGTACCTTCTTTATCGGCCTGATCCTGGTAGCTACCGGTACCGGCCTGTTGAAGCCAAATATCAGCGCCCTGGTGGGTCACCTCTATGCACACGACGACGTACGCCGTGACAGTGGCTACGCGCTCTACTACATGGGCATCAACATCGGCTCCATGCTGGGTTACCTCGTCTGTGGCTACTTCGGCGAGAAAATCGGCTGGCACTGGGGCTTCGGCGCTGCCGCGGTAGGCATGGGCATCGGCCTGATCCAGTACCGCAAGACCATCGGCAACCTGGGGGATGCGAGCCTGAAGCCGGAGCACCCGATGACGCCGGAAGGCGCCAAAAAGGCCTGGGGAGCGATCTGGGCAATTGTGGCCATTGTTACAGTGGTTGCCGTGCTGTCCATCGCCGGCGTGATCATCATTAACCCGGTGGCAGTTGCCCAGAATACCGCCATCATCTTCACCCTGATCTTCTTCGCCTACTACGCCTACATCTACTTTGGCGGCAAGCTGAGCCAGGTGGAAAAAAAGCGCATGTGGGCTCTGTTCCTGGTGTGTATTGCTTCTGCCTGCTTCTGGTCCGGCTTTGAACAGGCTGGCTCCTCGCTAAACCTGTTCGGCCGCGATTACACCGATCGCCTGATCGGCTCCTTCGAGATCCCGGCGTCCTGGTTCCAGAACGTGAACCCGATGTTCATCATCATCCTGTCACCGTTCTTCGCCGCCCTGTGGATCAATCTGGGCAAGCGCATGATCTCCCCGTCTTACGGCATGAAATGTGCGATCGGCCTGATGATCATGGCCAGTGGCTTTATCGTCATGTTCTTCGCGGCCCAACAGGCGGCACAGGGCCTGAAAGTCGCCCCCATGTGGCTGGTAACCACTTACTTCCTGCATACTGTGGGTGAACTGTGCCTGAGCCCGGTAGCCCTGAGTGCGGTGAGCAAGCTGTCTCCACGCCGCTTCGCCGGCCAGATGATGGGTGTGTTTGTACTCACCTACTCCATCGGCAATGTAATCGCCGGCCTGCTGGCGGGTAACTTCGATCCAGAGAATGTCTCTGCACTGCCCAATCTGTACATCCAGATCGCAATATTCAGTATTGGTATCGGTGCGGTAATTGCGCTGATCAGCCTGAAATCCAAGACTTGGGAAGGTGAGGGGCAGGATCACATTGAAGCGGTGGAGCCGGCGGAAGCGCCAGCGAAGACCGTCTGA